tgctttaatttatttttcaatttaaagcaatcagatttaatgtgccccattttatgacaatatctgcattccaaatttctatgtctggatttagatctagatttagatctactaatgtcaaattctcttttatccattctccccctaacaaccagaccctcagcttgattctctctactttccccagtgatattcttgtctatctgctccttagatttcaatgcagatttaatttcttgatacaaaactgtttcttttccataaatcaaagtatcacggaaatgcttaaaagattggggaagagaacacaagagtaacaaagccttatcctcatcatccatttttgcatctatattctccaaatccataaccaaagaatcaaacttatcaagatgcgagagtatagatgtaccttcaatcatccgaagcatatatagtctctgcttcaagtagagacgattctccactgtcctcttcatgtacaaggctttaagtttgtcccacatgctcttagccgtagtctccgtagctacctcccgtaaaaccttgtcagagaggtttagaatgatgctagatcgggccttcttatccatacccgcaagatcttcctttgacgtaccatctggaatgttctcagcaccctgaagtgccaaatcaactccgtcttgaaccagaatggcctccatcttgagttgccacatgccgaagttgacatttctgtcgaatttctcaataacaatctttgttattgtcatcgttgccaaaagatcccaaaaccaggctctgataccagtttgttagagctagccccaggatatttaccaaagggtaattttggcaacacaacaaagacaataaagcggaaataataaaagcgacaagaacaaacaaaacaccagaacaccagatatacgtggttcggtcaaatgactttgacctacatccacggaagaaagaggagcaaactactattataaaagagggacacttacaaatgccttaggaaatgttcctaggccataaaacacattcagcttcctaaacaagaagacttcaaaccataagcaggttttcttgtgatgcctgctatacttcttgtggtgtttgtggtacttctcgtggtgtgtctaacatcaaagctcaggcccttatttatagttccaagacgagacaacaagtctgattttcccgatgtgggactatgggacttgccaaactataaTATAGACTTGCAGTGGATGTGTTCGGAATCCTTCACTTATCGAAGGAAAATAGGTGATTTAGCATTTGGATTTTCTTATGGGTGATTACATACAGCTTCTAATCTTGTCGATCTATTCACTGTGGTTGGTGTGATGTTGTTGTTTATGCGATGGAATTAGATTGGTGGTAGTGGTGACACCTTTTCCTTTTCATATTATAACAAGAGCAAGTCGACGACAGCCCACAGAGAAGACCACAAGACAAGCACTTATTTGGACACACCAACAACGCATGCAGCGCCTCAAAGCGTGCTTATTATCGCAGAATCACCACCGCCAGTCAGTTCTTAGTCACCATGGCGATCTTCCTGTTGTTGACGTCCTCAGCGGCGGAAGCGACGACCACCGGAGTGCCGGTGGCGTTCCGGGATATGACGACACCGGAAGTGCCGTAGTTGGTGCCGGTGGCCCAGATCGCAGGGCCATAGATCACCACATTGCGATCCCTTTGCAGGACCAATATATAGTTGCCTTGGTCCCTCGAGGTGTTGGACGCCCACAGAGCGTTGCCGTTGCTGTAGATCACAAGGTTGCCGTCCGCCTGCATCTTGAGGATGCAGTTGTAGCCACGGTTGTCCGTGCCGGAGGACCACACGGCATTACCGGAGTCGTAGAGGACCAGGTTGCAGTCTGACTGTATAGTGAATCTGTAGGACCCGTACGTCAGCGACTGCTCCGTGTAGAGCGTCTCGTCGGTGTAGAGAATGTTGTCGGCAGTGCAAGACGGTATGAGAAGGCCGAAGATGGccggcaggaggaggaggaggagggcggaggTGGGAGTGGAAATCGCCATTGTAGATGTGGTATGTGGTGGCTCTTTGGATCAGCTGGTGATGAAGAGCCAATAACAGCCCCTCCATTTATAGATGCGAGCCCGTAGTGAAATGGTGAGAGTGATGCAGAGACCGGTGGTCGTAGAACAGCGATGCATGTGACAGAGGTCGCATGGAGATGGGATGAAGGTTGTACGGATTCGAGCAAATCGACAAACCTTATCCGTGAACGTGGTGGCAGCAGGAAGGTCGGCCTCTCGTTTGATGCACGAGGAAGGCGAGGGAATAAGATAATGTTTTGAAGTCTTCAAATTTATATGGATTGGTATCGTGGACGGCCTCCCGTTTGAGGCACGAGGACGGCAAGGGTATAAGATAATGTTGGGTGgtcttattttttgattttaagttTTCAAAACTTTATTAATTTCTATGGtttatttatttagatttttattattatcatttacaacaatcgttttagtttttttttttattttctgcaAAATTAGACAATGATATAATTAATAATGTTTTCGAAACctcttaaccttttttttttcgttttggaGATGTGATGGTATTCCAACTcatcaatcttaatttttttgatatttaaacATGAGCAATAACTACATTATCATAGATGTTATTACAATCATAAACAAAAGCTTATTGTTCTTGACTAATCATGTGATTAAGAAGAGGTTTAATTCGATTAGCTAGAGTTTTTGCGAGGAGGGGGGGGATATTGGATGAATTGTAAAAGTCACCAAAAGCTGCTAATAATGAATCTTTAATTGTAGACCAAAAAATGAGTGAAAATATCAATAGTGAATCAGGAGATTTATCATATGCCATAGATTTAAGAGCAgtggtaatatattttttttttagtaaaagaACATGTAATTGAGTTCCAAATGTTATTAGATAATTAAGAAAGTACAGTGCAAGAAGAAGACTAACCATATTCTAAAGAGTTCTTTTGATTATTCAAAAGGTTGGAGTAGCAGTTAGCAAAGGTattcatgatgagattatgatcatgaatgattgaatcaaaatcatcaattagaagatggataatgtTAAGTTGTCCATTGAGAACAACTGATCTGTTGTACAAATATCAGAGGGAAACAATAGCAATGGAGGATGGAGATATGATGTTTTTCTTCTGCTCAAGAAGAGTTTATTTGGATTGAGGTACTTTTCAAGATTGCTAACATTAGATTTATCTTATTTAGAAAAAGTATTACTAAGATCATTGAGATTATGATGAAAAGAAATCAATTAGACCATTGGAAACTCTAAGAATTCTTGATGACAGTATAAAAGTTCTTCAGGTCTCTCTGCGACAAGTGGGTTTTTGTATGTTTCCGTAAACTATAAATCGTCGCGATATCGTCTTCCACTCAGTTGCTTAGAGTAATCACTTCGGGATGCTTGTAATGTCCATAAGGTCCACAAGACACGATACGTGAACGGGTGACACGGTGCGATGCAGACGATGGTATTCCCGAAAGGATCACATCCGGCGCTCGCGTGCCGGCCATCTTCGGCCTTCTCGTACCGTCTTGCACAGCCGACAACATTCTCTACACCGACGAGACGCTCTACACGGGGCAGTCGCTGACGTACGGGGCCAAAAGACTCGCTATGCAGTCAGACTGGAACCTGGTCCTCTACGACTCTAATCCTGCCGTGTGATCCTCCGGCACGTCCAAAAGCGCCTACATCTGCATCCGCAAGATGCAGGCGGATGGCAACCTTGTGATCACAGCAACGGCAACGCTCTGTGGGCGTCCGACACCTCGAGGAACCGAGCCAACTATATATTGGTCCTGCAAAGGGATCGCAATGTGGTGATCTATGGCCCTGCGATCTGGGCCACCGGCACCAACTACCGCACTCCCGGTCTCGTCATAGCCCGGAACGCCACCGGCACTCCGGTGGTCGTCGCGTTCGCCGCTGAGGACGTCAACAACAGGAAGATCGCCATGGTGACTAAAGAACTGACTGGTGGCGGTGATTCTGCTATAATAAGCACGCTTTGAGGCGCTGCATGCGTTGTTGGTGTGTCCAAATAAGTGCTTGTCTCGTGGTCTTCTCTGTGGGCTGTCGTTGACTTGCTCTTGTTATAACATGGAAAGGAATAGGTGTCACCATTGCCACCAATCTAACTCCATCGCATAAACAACATCATCACACCAACCACAGCGAATAGATCGACAAGATTAGAAGCTTTATGTAATCACCCATGAGAGAATCCAAATGCTAAATCACCAATTTTCCTTCGATGAGTGAATGATTCCGAACACATCCATTGCAAGTCTATATTACCAATTGATAGATAGCATTGCAAGCATCGCTAAGCGCTGTCACGCTTCTCCACACCGCCAGCGTCGAGAATGTTGATGATGTACTCGATCTCCTCCGCCACCTCCTTCATCGACGGCCGGTTCTGCCTCTTCTCCTCCAGGCATCCCATGGCCAGGAACCCTAGAGCCTTCATGGTGTCCAGCTCCACCTGGGTCGCCCCCTCCTTGAGCGCCCCGTCGACGGTGTCCATCAGCTTCTCCTCCTCCACGTTGCGCTGCACGTGCACCGCCAGGTTCACGTCGTCGGGACCGCGGTTGAAGTCGATGGCCTTCTGGGAGGTGAGCAGCTCCAGCAGCACCACCCCGTAGCTGTACACGTCGCTCTTGTCGGTCAGCTGGTAGTTGCGATAGTACTCCGGGTCGAGGTAGCCGAGGGTGCCCTGGGCGCAGGTGGAGACGTGGCTGATGCCCGGCTCCGCCAGGCGGGAGAGACCGAAGTCGGCGACCTTGGCGTTGAGTTTGTCGTCGAGCAGAATGTTGCTGGACTTGACGTCGCGGTGGTAGATGGGGGGCATCGCGGAGGAGTGGAGGTAGGCGAGGCCCTCGGCGGTCTGGTGGGCGATGGCGAGTCGGCGCCGCCAGGGGAGGAGCGGACGGAGGCCGTGGAGGTGGTCGAAGAGGGTGCCGTTGGGGATGAACTCGTACACCATAAGAGGCTGGTCGAGGTCGACGCAGCAGCCGAGGAGGCGGACCAGGGAGCGGTGGTTAACCTGGGAAAGCACGCGGACCTCGTTGAGCACCTGCTCCGTGGACTTGACATTTCCGAGCTTGGCGCACTTAACGGCCACGGGGGTGCCGTCGGCCAGGATGCCCTTGAAGACATCGCCGTAGCCGCCGGAGCCGAGGAGGTTGTCGTGCGCGAAGTTGGAGGTGGCCCTCTTGATTTCCCTCGCGGTGAAGTGCTTGGCGGAGCGTCCGCTGGAGTTATTGGCGTTGAGGATGTCCTGCCGCTCCTTGGCCAACCGCTCGCGCGCCTCGCGGATGCGGCGCTGCCGACGGTAAAGCAGGAAGCCTGCCACGGTGACGACCGCCGCCGCGCCCAAGCCGGACACAATCCCTGTTTCATACGTTGCCGCCttatttgttcatcatattgcattccATCAAAAGCAAGCAGAGATCGATGTTGTAGGCAGAAATTGACTTGGGCCAAGTCAAGGCAAGGCAATCGCCCGGGTAAGATGCACTCACCATTAAGAGATCAATGATGGGTACATCTCATCCAAAGGAATTCCTCAACATTGAGAGATCGATGTCAATGATGCAGGTAAAGTATAGAAGTACCACATGTGGTTTCGAGATGAGTCAATGCATATAGTGCAGACAGAAATGTTACCTGCAATCAGAGGCCCATGGTTGGATTTGCTGCTCGAGATCGTAACATCTACATAATAAGGAAGAAGGAAATTGCGGGAGAGTTAGCCAAAGAAGCAGAGGAAAACAGAGCACAAGCAGAGGACTGCTCGAGGAACTCACTGTTGACGCAGACGCCGGCGAAGGGGTCCCACCGCAGGCTATCGATGCAGAAGCATCGCCGGATCGTGCCGCTGGAAGAGGGATCCGCCCTACACGTGGCGTTGGACCCGGCCTCGCAGTCCGCCTGGGTGCGGCATACGGGCTCCCTAGGTGACGCCCACTGCAGCTCCACGCCGGCGCGCTCTCCCCACTGCGCCACCGGCGTTCCCACGGCGTCCAGGTTCACGAAGCTCCGGATGGCGCTGCAGCCGGTGCCACTGGCGCGGATGGAGTAGGAAGTGGAGGAGCCGCCGGCGACGAAGGTGCAGCAGATGGGGAGCGAGCGGCAGGCGCTGGCGTCGGAGGTGCCGTTGGCGTAGACGTGGCAGAGGCTGTTGGAGGAGCAGTTGAGCGGGGAGAGGAGGAGGCGGGCGGTGCAATTGAGGAGCATGATGGTGTTGCTGCTGCTGACGTTGAAGGGGAGGGAGCTGTTGAGTTGGATGCCCTGGGAGGAGAGATCCGTGGTGACGCAGGAGCTTCTGGACACGAAGGCCGCCGGCCGGATGACGAGGCGCTGGGTGGAGGTGCTGATGGAGGTGACGGGGTACGAGGAGCCGTTGAGGGCGTCGAAGAAGAGGGATCTGGTCGCGTTGTCGCATCGGATCTTGTAGGACGGGTCGCCGCAGCCGGCGCCCGTGCTCAGTGGGAAAGGGACGGACGTCGAGCCGCACGGCGGACACAGCTTGGCCTTTGCTCTGGCGGAGAGGCAGAGCaacagggggaggaggaggaagaagaggctgagaGGGTGAAGCGGGGAGGGCTTCTTCTTGGCCATTATGATAGGTGGGCTGAGTTGGATGACCGGGGGAGTTGGGGGTCGGGTTTTAAGGTCTTTGTTCTTGCTCCTGCCATTGAATAGCGCAACATGGTGTTGGTGATATCAATTTCGTGAACAGTTGATGCGTTGACTAATAGGTTCACATGGTGTATGTAATGGGTACTGGGATGAGTTTGACTAATGCGTTGTGGGGCTGACCGTGATGTCGACTTGCAGTAGTAGCTAATTCCTCGTGAACACAACCGGTCTGTTTTTCTTGCTCTTGACAATTTGGCCCTGCGGGAACCTTTGGGATGTTTGGTTTCATGCTCGAGAACACAAGGATTTTAACTTTAGTGTTGACTCGAGCAGTGGTTTCGTCTTCGTCACATAGCAGCCCACAGCCAGAGCTACGTAGCGTGGGAGGACGTGCTGTGGGGCCCTTCTCTCCTGTCTATGGTCACAAAGGTCAAAGTCTACCGCAAATGAGAAGTTTTCCATGGTCACCGTCAGCATCGCGACATGCGAGGTGCGCCATCACAGGCGCACCGAGGCTTCGCCGTCAAACTTGACTACTTGACTCGACGCTATCATTCCAAGGAGAAGGAAATCAGATCCTTATCGTGGCCTTTGACTACCCTTTCGGAGGTGTAGAACTGCTTAACGTGAATATCTCGGCCTACGAATCTTGTAGAACGATTCTTTGTCGATCATACAGGATGTTTCACATCTAGGTTTGGACAAACTTTCATGATGAAACAAGATAAAGCTTCTAGAACAAGGTCTTAACTGATGCAATCGACCATTGTGGGACAAATACTGTACAGTATGTGAACAAATACAAGCTTCATGAACGGGGGCAAATTGTAGCAGGACTGACTTTGACATATGCCCATGCCTTATTGAAGCCAAATAATAAAGGATCGAATACCTTAAGTGGGTCTTGATCGAGGAGCGGTTCTCCGGGGAGGAGACTGCGGCGCCGGCGGAGGCTGCaacgaagaagagaagaaatggaTCTCTGATGACAGCAATCTACCGGAGTCGCCGGGAAGTCGCATGTAGGAAGCGGAAGGCGACTCGTTGAACAGTATGTTCCTCATAGGAGACTG
The window above is part of the Musa acuminata AAA Group cultivar baxijiao chromosome BXJ2-6, Cavendish_Baxijiao_AAA, whole genome shotgun sequence genome. Proteins encoded here:
- the LOC135614887 gene encoding mannose-specific lectin-like; its protein translation is MAISTPTSALLLLLLPAIFGLLIPSCTADNILYTDETLYTEQSLTYGSYRFTIQSDCNLVLYDSGNAVWSSGTDNRGYNCILKMQADGNLVIYSNGNALWASNTSRDQGNYILVLQRDRNVVIYGPAIWATGTNYGTSGVVISRNATGTPVVVASAAEDVNNRKIAMVTKN
- the LOC135614889 gene encoding wall-associated receptor kinase-like 20, whose translation is MAKKKPSPLHPLSLFFLLLPLLLCLSARAKAKLCPPCGSTSVPFPLSTGAGCGDPSYKIRCDNATRSLFFDALNGSSYPVTSISTSTQRLVIRPAAFVSRSSCVTTDLSSQGIQLNSSLPFNVSSSNTIMLLNCTARLLLSPLNCSSNSLCHVYANGTSDASACRSLPICCTFVAGGSSTSYSIRASGTGCSAIRSFVNLDAVGTPVAQWGERAGVELQWASPREPVCRTQADCEAGSNATCRADPSSSGTIRRCFCIDSLRWDPFAGVCVNNVTISSSKSNHGPLIAGIVSGLGAAAVVTVAGFLLYRRQRRIREARERLAKERQDILNANNSSGRSAKHFTAREIKRATSNFAHDNLLGSGGYGDVFKGILADGTPVAVKCAKLGNVKSTEQVLNEVRVLSQVNHRSLVRLLGCCVDLDQPLMVYEFIPNGTLFDHLHGLRPLLPWRRRLAIAHQTAEGLAYLHSSAMPPIYHRDVKSSNILLDDKLNAKVADFGLSRLAEPGISHVSTCAQGTLGYLDPEYYRNYQLTDKSDVYSYGVVLLELLTSQKAIDFNRGPDDVNLAVHVQRNVEEEKLMDTVDGALKEGATQVELDTMKALGFLAMGCLEEKRQNRPSMKEVAEEIEYIINILDAGGVEKRDSA